Genomic segment of Ewingella sp. CoE-038-23:
TCAGGCAGGCGTTCAAGGATATGACCACAGGTGTTAGCACCGATATCCTGCGGGCGAACGTCTGGCACATCGGGCATCTCACCGATACCGAAACTGTCGATCACCAAAACAATATATTTACTCATTTCGCCTCCGCCTTAATGGAATTACCCACACTGTCGTACAGGCCGATTAACACCGGCTTTCCGGTTGAAACGCCGCTGATCAATGCCACATCGCTACGGGTGACAAACACTTGGGTTCGAAAACACATCACCACCGCGCTGCCGATAGGGTGTGACTCGGTAAGCTGTAAGCAGTAGTCGATGCTGGTCATGTCCGGTGCGATAACGCGGTCGCGGCGGCGGTCATCCCCGTCAATGACTAGCGCATTCTCCAGATTGCCACGGCGGTAATATCCGCCGCCAAAGCAGTAAGCGCGCCCTTCGTACTGATGCGATACCTCGGTGAGATACAGCATGGCAATTTTTTCCTGACAGGTGCCGCGCTGGTTAGCTGGCGTCGTGCCGGTTAAGGCGTGGCCCGGCTCGGCGTGAGTGACACCCAACTGTGCCAACTCGGCAAAGGTTTCACAGCTCGAGGCACTCGGGGCGTTGACGTGGATGACGTCCACGCCCTGCTCGACCAAAATGTCGCGAGCCGACAGCAGAGTGTCCATGTTGGCGGTGCGCACGGTGCGCTGCTGTTTAGGGTCATACTGCATGCACGGGAAGTGCGTCACACCGGCGATGCTCACGCCCGCCAGCGTATTTAATTGCGCCACAACCTGCGGCAGCTCGCTAAGTTCAAAACCGCCCTCTTGGCCGCTATACAAAGCGTCACCGGCATGAGTAACCTTTAAGAGCAACGGCTGCACAATCCCGGCCTCAAGGGCCGCGGCAGAAATACTGCGGGCTTTCTCCAGCGAAAATACCGTTACCACCTCCGGGCGATGGCGTAGCACTTCGGCAATCATGCTTTCCGGCGGCTGAACCAGATGCCCCACGTGAGAAACCGGAATGCCGTGGCGCATTAGCTGGCGTGCTTCTTTAAAATCCACCGCCACAATGCCGGTAAAACCACTTTCAATCAGCAAACGGCACAGATGCGGATTGCGCCCGACCTGCTTGCTCATCGCATAGAGCGTAATGCCTAAACGCTTTGCCTCGGCCAGCAAAAGTCGGGCATTACTGAGCATCTGATCGACATCAATCACACAGGTATCCGGTGCAATTTCGCCTTTGCGCCACAGCGCGACGGCGGCGTCGATGAGAGCTGGATTCTGTTTTTCCAAAGCGTGTAAAAACATGAGTTGGCTTTCCCTTTCTGCTTACAGTCTAAATAATCATTTTTTTGAATATTTAAATCGTGAAAAATAGCGACAACTTGTCAGTGCCACTCGCTTAGCGGTTCTGATACAAACCCGCAATGTTCACCAGCAGGTAACCCACTTCATGCTCCGGCACATTCAATGGAAAATGGCCCATTACGTCCTGATGGATAACGGCTATCTGGTTGAATTCTTCCAGACTTTCCAGCTCGGCGCGCAGTTCGTCATCAATGCCCTGAATCTCTTCACCACGACGCGCACGCATCACGGCGTTAGCCAGGTGGGTCAGTGCCAAAATCCCCTGCTCGGTTCTCACCGGCAACTGCCAGTGACGCTCCAGACGCAATGTGACTAATCTCATTGCCTGATGAATGTCTTCATCAATCACCCCGGCCTCGGCCAGAATAGCGAGTCTTGTTTCCATAACTTCCTCTTTGTGTATAGCACCTAAGCGCCTGTAGTCTAAAAACTAATAACGAGGTTCGATCTCGCCTCGTTCAACGGCCTGCTGATGATTCAACAGGGCAAAAGTGTCCACCAGGGTGGTGAGCAATCGCAGGATCGGCGCATTGTCTTTTCGCACCAAAATCACCGCCTCCGACGCCTGCTGATAACGCGGATCGCCGGTCAGCGGGTGGGCTTCCAGCATCGGATTCGGCTGGGCATTGCTGACGTTCCAAATCGCGGCATCAATCATGTTGTTTTCAATATGGCGCAAACATTCGCTATAAGGCGTCTCGACCCACTCCACCTCTTTGCCAGCAAAAGCGATATCATTCAGCAGCCGCTGGTCAGGGGAGCTTGGGTCAAAGCCTACGCGGCGAATTTCGCCCGATGCCCCTTGGCGGCAAATCAACTGGTGGCCATCGACATATGAACGCGGACCAAGATTCACCGCCGTCACCACTTTGCCTTGCTCGATGTAACTGTCAGCCGCCAGACGGGACACCACGGCGATATCATAAATACCTTCGATCAGGCAGTTGATACGCACTTCGGCGCCGCGCATATGGGCAAAAAACAGCGGCAAAGTGGTGAATTGCGATCTCAGGCCACTGGCCAGCCCTTCATATAATTTGGTGTACGGCAACGGCATGGCGCAAACCAGATTGCCTAAATCCGCCTGTTGCAGCAGCTTGGACATATCCAGTTCTTTCAAAATGGTGCCGTTACGCCCGCGACGCTCAAGCTTGATTGAATCGTTCGCTTCCAGGGTTTTCAGCGCGTTCTGCACCACTCCGACTGATAGCGAGAATTCATCCGACATCTCATCAATGGTTCTAAGACGCTCGCCTCCTTTCATAACCAGCAAATATCTGGCGAGGCTAACGAGGGCAATACCTTCTTTCTTGATGAATGTCATACTCATTTTGGCAATTTCCGCGACGCACTAGAGAGGTCGAAAATAACATAAAAATCTTCAACAATTTGATGATTTAAATATTCATTTATTTGAAGGTATTAATCAAAGAGGAAAAACTTATAGTGAGGCGAAGATCACAAAGAAAAAAAGCCCGGTAAAGACCGGGCTTCAAAACAGCTTATTTTGCAATAGCTTAGCTTTCTAGCTTAAACAATTACGCTTTTTTAGAAGCCTGTACGTGCAACATTTCTAACGCCAAAGTGGCGGCAGCCAGCGCGGTGATTTCCGACTGGTCATAAGCGGGGGCAATCTCAACGATGTCCATGCCGACGATATCCAGATCCAAATCTTTCAGGCCGCGAACCAGTTTCAGCGCGCGATCTGAGGTCAGGCCGCCAATCACCGGGGTGCCGGTGCCTGGAGCATGTGCCGGATCCAGACAGTCGATGTCGAAGCTCAGGTACACCGGCAGATCGCCAACGATCTGCTTAACCTGCGCCAGAATGTCGTCAACGGTGCGATCGTTAACCTGCGCGGCGTCGAGCACGGTGAAGCCCAGATCCTTGTCGAACTCAGTACGAATACCGATCTGCACCGAGTGGTTTGGATCGATCAGACCTTCGTTCGGCGCATGGAAGAACATGGTGCCGTGGTCGAATTTGCTGCCGTTAGAGTAGGTGTCGGTGTGGGCATCGAAATGCACCAACGCCATTTTACCAAAGTGCTTCGCGTGGGCGCGCAGCAGTGGCAGAGTCACGAAGTGGTCGCCACCGAAAGAGAGCATGCGTTTGCCGGAGGCCAGCACTTTTTCAGCGTGCTGTTGCAGCTTGTCGGTCAGGTCCTGTGCGTCGCCAAAGTTGAACACCACGTCGCCGCAGTCGATCACTTTCAGACGGTCACGCAGGTCGAAATCCCACGGCCAGCGTTTGCCTTCCCACGCCAGATTCACAGATACCTGACGAATTGCCGCCGGGCCAAGACGTGCGCCAGAACGGCCAGAAGTCGCCATGTCGAAAGGAATGCCGGTGATAACCCAATCAGCATCAGCTTCATAAGGTTGAAAATTCAGTGGGAAGCGCAGGAAACCAAACGCGTTGGAAACCAGGGAGTTATCAGGTTGATGACCTAAAGTGCTCATTAAACGATCCTCTTTTGCTACGCCGCAGGGCGGCAGCCATGACGGAGTGGTGAAGTATAGATGAAAAAAAATCCCCACCGCGTCGTTTACCCGACGAGGAAGGGATCTTCAGAATCAATATGTCTTGCTAATGGCGCGGATTTTACCCTATTCCGGCTTACCTTCAAGCCGGAATATCAGCCGCCTTACTCGTCTTCTTCAAGATAGGTGTAACCGTACAGGCCGGATTCAAACTCTTCGACGAACTGCGCCTGAAGAGCCTCATCCAGATCGGTTTCTTTCACCTGATCGCGGAAGCGGGCGAGCAGCACATTAGGGTCCAGCTGCACGTATTCCAGCATGTCAGCCACGGTGTCGCCGTCGTCTGATTGCTGAACTTCAATGCTGCCATCAGGGAAGACAAACACGTCAACCGCGGCGGTATCACCGAACAGGTTGTGCATGTTACCCAAGATTTCCTGATAAGCGCCGACCATGAAGAAGCCCAGCACTGGCGGGTTCTCTGGATCATACGGCGGCATTGGCATGGTGGTCGCCACGCCGTCACCGTCGATGTAATGGTCGATGGTGCCGTCGGAGTCACAGGTGATGTCCAGCAGCACCGCGCGGCCTACCGGCGGTTTATCCAACCCTTCCAGTGGCAGAACCGGGAACAGCTGATCGATACCCCACGCGTCCGGCATTGACTGGAACAGCGAGAAGTTGACGTACAGCTTGTCCGCCATGCGCTCTTGCAGCTCATCAATGATCGGGCGGTGCGCGCGGTTGCTCGGATCCAGCTGATCCTGAATCATATTGCAAATATTCAGATAGATATCTTCAGCCCAGGCGCGCTGAGTCAAATCCAAAATCCCGTGCGCGTACTGGCTATGGACGTCGTGCAGGTCCATCTGGCTGTCGTGCAGCCATTCGCGCAGAGAGCGGCGATTTTCCGGATCATGCATTTCATTCCACGTGTCCCACATGCTGCTCAGAGCGCGCGGCGCGTCGTCACCCGGCGCTACCGGATCACGGAACTCGTTGCGCTCAACGCCAATCACGTTGGACACCAGCACGGTGTGGTGCGCAGTCACGGCGCGGCCAGACTCAGTGATCACCGTCGGGTGCGGCAGGCCGTGCTCATTACAGGCGTCGCCGATACCCCAAATCACGTTGTTAGCGTATTCGTTCAGGCCATAGTTGACCGAGCAATCTGACTGGGAGCGCGTCCCTTCATAGTCCACGCCGAGGCCGCCGCCCACGTCGAAGCATTGAATGTTCACGCCAAGCTTGTGCAGCTCGACGTAGAAGCGGGCAGATTCACGTACGCCAGTGGAGATATCACGGATGTTCGCCAGCTGGGAACCCAAATGGAAGTGCAGCAGTTGCAGGCTTTCCAGACGCCCAGCCTCACGAAGCATTTCAACCAGTTGCAGAACCTGCGAGGCCGCCAAACCGAATTTAGACTTCTCGCCGCCGCTCGACTGCCATTTGCCGGAACCCTGGGAGGAAAGACGCGCGCGCACGCCAAGACGTGGGATCACGTTCAGGCGCTCAGCCTCTTCCAGCACCAGCTTAATCTCAGTCATCTTTTCGATAACCAAGTAAACCTTGTGGCCCAGCTTCTCGCCAATCAACGCCAGACGAATGTATTCGCGGTCTTTATAGCCGTTACAAACAATCACCGAACGGGTCATGCCTGCGTGGGCCAGAACGGCCATCAGCTCGGCTTTAGAACCGGCTTCCAGACCCAGCGGCTCACCGGATTCAACCAGTGATTCAATGACGCGGCGGTGCTGGTTGACCTTAATCGGATAAACCAGGAAGTAATCACCCTCATAGCCGAAGGACTGACGGGCGCGTTTGAACGCGGCGTTAATCGAGCGCAGACGGTGCTGTAAAATTTGTGGGAAACAGAACAGCGCTGGCAGACGTTGGCCGTCCTGCTCGCGCATATCTTTTACTAGCTTCGCCAAATCCACGCGGGCAGACGGAACATCTGGATCCGGGCAGACGCTGATGTGGCCCAGTTCGTTGACGTCATAATAATTGTTACCCCAATAGGCAACGTTGTAAGTGCGCAGCATTTTGCTGGCATCACGATCGTTCACGGCAACCTCCTGCATGGAGCGCAAAGAAACAGAATCGCCCGCATGTGACGGACGGTGGGACTGGATGTCATCAGACATAAGTAAATCCTCTTGTAACACTGACCACATCGCCAGCCACTATCGCAGTAACAACAAGTGAGAACAACCCAAACAGCGGGCTTTGCGACAGGAGAAAACCCTGCAAAGCCGCGTTCGCAAACTGTTTATCACTCATATGATTATAGAATTCTTTTGCTTGTAAACATGATGCCGGACTCCGGTGAACGAGCCAGAACCCACCCATAGGGCTATCGCCCCTCAATGGCGGGCTACGTCAGTTTTAACGGGAGAAAAGATATTAACCGGCCCGATGTCGCTGAGTAGCGCTCAGAAATGTTGGACTGAGCTGTCTATAGTCAGGCTGTCTAAACGCTGCCGAATGACGGACCAGCTGTTTATAACATCGGATAGATGACAGAAATTTTTCAGAAAGGAGTGCTGCAGCAATTAAACCGGCCTGCAGGGGATGCTGTAGAAATGTTACAAACGGTAAAAAGTGGGTCATTAATCTAACCACCTCCACACGTGCCACGCATCACCGGCGGGCAGTCTTGCTGAGAAACAGTAAACACTGGAATACGCTGGATGAATGAAACATTCAGTGCGCGGGCCGTTATACCGACAACCCGCTGTAATTGCAAAATGAAATTGCGCAGAGGATTGTTTCGATCCGTGAATGTCACGCTAAAGCCGCACATAATGGCTACTTCTATCACAAAAATGACTGGCTTTTGTAACAGCTGCTATCCTAAAATAGCCGTCCAGATGTTAATCCGTCTATATCCTTCTTATGGATTATTCTTACACGATGTTGTGGATTAACTGTCAAACTGCTGAAGGTCTTTGCCTTGTGGGGACGTGCAGGATGCATTCGACGATATAAGAGCCGGACTCTTTATCTGCCGTGTTCCCATCGCTATGCAGTGATTTCTAACCCGTCGTATGAAGGTAAAGAAGATAATGGCTAAACACCTCTTTACGTCCGAATCTGTTTCAGAAGGACATCCAGATAAAATCGCAGACCAAATCTCCGATGCCGTCCTCGACGCGATTTTAGAGCAAGATCCAAAAGCACGCGTGGCGTGTGAGACTTACGTTAAAACCGGCATGGTATTAGTAGGTGGCGAAATCACCACCAGCGCCTGGGTAGACGTAGAAGAAATTACCCGTCAGACCATCCGTGAGATTGGTTACGTCAATTCAGAAATGGGCTTTGACGCCAACTCTTGCGCCGTTCTCAGCGCTATCGGTAAGCAATCTCCTGATATTAATCAGGGTGTTGACCGTTCTGATCCGCTGGAACAGGGCGCAGGCGACCAGGGTCTGATGTTTGGTTATGCGACCAATGAAACCGACGTGCTGATGCCTGCACCCGTGACTTATGCACACCGTCTGGTTCAGCGTCAGGCTGAAGTTCGCAAATCTGGCACGCTGCCATGGCTGCGCCCGGATGCGAAAAGCCAGGTCACTTTCCAGTATGACGAAGGCAAAATCGTCGGTATCGACGCCGTTGTACTGTCGACTCAGCACTCTGAAGACATCGCGCTGAAAGACCTGCAAGAAGCCGTGATGGAAGAGATCATCAAGCCCGTTCTGC
This window contains:
- the yhfZ gene encoding GntR family transcriptional regulator YhfZ, which translates into the protein MSMTFIKKEGIALVSLARYLLVMKGGERLRTIDEMSDEFSLSVGVVQNALKTLEANDSIKLERRGRNGTILKELDMSKLLQQADLGNLVCAMPLPYTKLYEGLASGLRSQFTTLPLFFAHMRGAEVRINCLIEGIYDIAVVSRLAADSYIEQGKVVTAVNLGPRSYVDGHQLICRQGASGEIRRVGFDPSSPDQRLLNDIAFAGKEVEWVETPYSECLRHIENNMIDAAIWNVSNAQPNPMLEAHPLTGDPRYQQASEAVILVRKDNAPILRLLTTLVDTFALLNHQQAVERGEIEPRY
- the speB gene encoding agmatinase: MSTLGHQPDNSLVSNAFGFLRFPLNFQPYEADADWVITGIPFDMATSGRSGARLGPAAIRQVSVNLAWEGKRWPWDFDLRDRLKVIDCGDVVFNFGDAQDLTDKLQQHAEKVLASGKRMLSFGGDHFVTLPLLRAHAKHFGKMALVHFDAHTDTYSNGSKFDHGTMFFHAPNEGLIDPNHSVQIGIRTEFDKDLGFTVLDAAQVNDRTVDDILAQVKQIVGDLPVYLSFDIDCLDPAHAPGTGTPVIGGLTSDRALKLVRGLKDLDLDIVGMDIVEIAPAYDQSEITALAAATLALEMLHVQASKKA
- a CDS encoding PRD domain-containing protein, whose translation is METRLAILAEAGVIDEDIHQAMRLVTLRLERHWQLPVRTEQGILALTHLANAVMRARRGEEIQGIDDELRAELESLEEFNQIAVIHQDVMGHFPLNVPEHEVGYLLVNIAGLYQNR
- the metK gene encoding methionine adenosyltransferase, with protein sequence MAKHLFTSESVSEGHPDKIADQISDAVLDAILEQDPKARVACETYVKTGMVLVGGEITTSAWVDVEEITRQTIREIGYVNSEMGFDANSCAVLSAIGKQSPDINQGVDRSDPLEQGAGDQGLMFGYATNETDVLMPAPVTYAHRLVQRQAEVRKSGTLPWLRPDAKSQVTFQYDEGKIVGIDAVVLSTQHSEDIALKDLQEAVMEEIIKPVLPAEWLNASTKYHINPTGRFVIGGPMGDCGLTGRKIIVDTYGGMARHGGGAFSGKDPSKVDRSAAYAARYVAKNIVAAGLADRCEIQVSYAIGVAEPTSIMVETFGTGKVSNEQLTLLVREFFDLRPYGLIQMMDLLHPIYKETAAYGHFGREHFPWEKTDKAAQLREAANL
- the speA gene encoding biosynthetic arginine decarboxylase; translated protein: MSDDIQSHRPSHAGDSVSLRSMQEVAVNDRDASKMLRTYNVAYWGNNYYDVNELGHISVCPDPDVPSARVDLAKLVKDMREQDGQRLPALFCFPQILQHRLRSINAAFKRARQSFGYEGDYFLVYPIKVNQHRRVIESLVESGEPLGLEAGSKAELMAVLAHAGMTRSVIVCNGYKDREYIRLALIGEKLGHKVYLVIEKMTEIKLVLEEAERLNVIPRLGVRARLSSQGSGKWQSSGGEKSKFGLAASQVLQLVEMLREAGRLESLQLLHFHLGSQLANIRDISTGVRESARFYVELHKLGVNIQCFDVGGGLGVDYEGTRSQSDCSVNYGLNEYANNVIWGIGDACNEHGLPHPTVITESGRAVTAHHTVLVSNVIGVERNEFRDPVAPGDDAPRALSSMWDTWNEMHDPENRRSLREWLHDSQMDLHDVHSQYAHGILDLTQRAWAEDIYLNICNMIQDQLDPSNRAHRPIIDELQERMADKLYVNFSLFQSMPDAWGIDQLFPVLPLEGLDKPPVGRAVLLDITCDSDGTIDHYIDGDGVATTMPMPPYDPENPPVLGFFMVGAYQEILGNMHNLFGDTAAVDVFVFPDGSIEVQQSDDGDTVADMLEYVQLDPNVLLARFRDQVKETDLDEALQAQFVEEFESGLYGYTYLEEDE
- a CDS encoding YhfX family PLP-dependent enzyme; its protein translation is MFLHALEKQNPALIDAAVALWRKGEIAPDTCVIDVDQMLSNARLLLAEAKRLGITLYAMSKQVGRNPHLCRLLIESGFTGIVAVDFKEARQLMRHGIPVSHVGHLVQPPESMIAEVLRHRPEVVTVFSLEKARSISAAALEAGIVQPLLLKVTHAGDALYSGQEGGFELSELPQVVAQLNTLAGVSIAGVTHFPCMQYDPKQQRTVRTANMDTLLSARDILVEQGVDVIHVNAPSASSCETFAELAQLGVTHAEPGHALTGTTPANQRGTCQEKIAMLYLTEVSHQYEGRAYCFGGGYYRRGNLENALVIDGDDRRRDRVIAPDMTSIDYCLQLTESHPIGSAVVMCFRTQVFVTRSDVALISGVSTGKPVLIGLYDSVGNSIKAEAK